A single Xylanimonas cellulosilytica DSM 15894 DNA region contains:
- a CDS encoding cation:proton antiporter, with product MDSALLTLAAVFAAIALAPLLAAWAKRVMSVPLPVVEIALGMLIGPAILGLVEPGGLPQQLGRMGLAAIIYIAGYELDYRRISRRQLGWSTGGWLLSLVLAVLAGIGVVVAADAAGLEVAGAADMSLVTSGVFVGIALTSTALSTAMPALRDANETTTPYGRAIVAAGAVGQLAPLLALSVVFGGRQIWWSAIALVVFAVLLLAAMRIAARGLPTWARRVMTTTMHSSGHFAVRLVVFMIAVLAAVSVEAFDVDMLVGAFAAGVLMRQLMNGVDREERELTEHKFQGLAFGLLTPMFFVSTGVAFDLRGLFAQPLALALVPVFVLVMFVARGFPGSLVLPRGSSARDRVAAMFWTGVGLAVVVAVVDIAVQEGAITSVLGSAMVGAGMVSLLSFPTLALAVRPQPARQALPDDAGA from the coding sequence GTGTTCGCGGCCATCGCCCTCGCACCGCTCCTGGCGGCGTGGGCCAAGCGCGTCATGTCCGTGCCGCTGCCGGTCGTCGAGATCGCGCTCGGCATGCTCATCGGTCCCGCGATCCTCGGGCTGGTCGAGCCGGGCGGGCTGCCGCAGCAGCTCGGCCGCATGGGCCTGGCGGCGATCATCTACATCGCCGGGTACGAGCTCGACTACCGGCGCATCAGCCGCCGTCAGCTCGGCTGGTCCACGGGCGGGTGGCTCCTGTCGCTGGTGCTGGCGGTCCTCGCGGGGATCGGCGTCGTCGTCGCCGCCGACGCCGCGGGCCTGGAGGTGGCGGGCGCCGCCGACATGTCCCTGGTCACCAGCGGCGTGTTCGTCGGCATCGCCCTGACGTCGACGGCGCTGAGCACCGCGATGCCTGCGCTGCGCGACGCGAATGAGACCACGACGCCGTACGGGCGTGCCATCGTCGCGGCCGGGGCGGTCGGGCAGCTGGCTCCCCTGCTGGCGCTCTCCGTGGTGTTCGGCGGGCGGCAGATCTGGTGGTCGGCGATCGCGCTCGTCGTCTTCGCGGTGCTGCTGCTCGCCGCCATGCGGATCGCCGCGCGTGGCCTGCCCACCTGGGCACGCCGCGTCATGACCACCACCATGCACTCGTCGGGGCACTTCGCGGTGCGCCTGGTCGTGTTCATGATCGCCGTGCTCGCCGCGGTGAGCGTCGAGGCGTTCGACGTCGACATGCTCGTGGGTGCGTTCGCCGCCGGCGTGCTGATGCGCCAGCTCATGAACGGTGTGGACCGCGAGGAGCGGGAGCTCACCGAGCACAAGTTCCAAGGGCTCGCGTTCGGGCTGCTCACGCCCATGTTCTTCGTCTCCACGGGCGTCGCGTTCGACCTGCGGGGCCTGTTCGCCCAGCCGCTCGCCCTCGCCCTGGTACCCGTGTTCGTGCTGGTGATGTTCGTGGCCCGCGGGTTCCCCGGCTCGCTGGTGCTGCCCCGCGGGTCCTCGGCCCGCGACCGCGTCGCCGCCATGTTCTGGACGGGTGTGGGCCTGGCCGTCGTCGTCGCCGTCGTCGACATCGCCGTGCAGGAGGGCGCGATCACCAGCGTGCTCGGCTCGGCCATGGTGGGTGCCGGCATGGTGTCCCTGCTCTCGTTCCCGACGCTCGCGCTCGCGGTGCGCCCCCAGCCCGCTCGGCAGGCTCTGCCCGACGACGCCGGAGCGTGA
- the metE gene encoding 5-methyltetrahydropteroyltriglutamate--homocysteine S-methyltransferase, which yields MPSTPAFPGGTILGYPRIGRRRELKRALEAHWSGRTSAAELAETLAALRLATARHLVALGLDAGDGSVPGSFSPYDHVLDAAVLLGIEPADRYFAAARGDATRPPLEMTKWFDTNYHYLVPEIGPGTPVSFADDAPVRWFTEAAQPADGGAPVVTRPVVVGPVTFLLLATAAPGAPEGFRPLDRLDDVVTAYGELLAALGAAGAPWVQLDEPALVADTATAGLAPGELAAAVERAYGSLTAVAGRPQILVAAPYGDLRTGDDDLLAVLAASDVEAIAVDLVRGEAPSRPVPGLATTTLVAGLIDGHNIWRADLAAHLDQAAALAATTGAGAVTVGTSTSLLHVPHDVDDETWDGTDGRDPRLAAWLAFADQKVTEVVTLANGLRHGADAVGAQLAAASAALADRAAAAGVVVPAVRDRAAALGDDDATRAPYAERAAAQADRLRLPALPTTTIGSFPQTPQIRAARNAWARGAATDAEYRTAMRDEIAAVITLQEELGLDVLVHGEPERNDMVQYFAEQLDGFAVTAGGWVQSYGSRCVRPPILWGDVSRPAPMTVEWTSYAQSLTTRPVKGMLTGPVTILAWSFVRDDLPLADVAAQVALALRDEVGDLTAAGTAVVQVDEPALRELLPLRRADQPAYLAWSVRAFRVATGGAGPDVQVHTHLCYSDFGEVIDAIDGLDADVTSLEAARSRMEIVPELHEAGYARGIGPGVWDIHSPRVPTTAEVTEQLTLAVRAVDPALVWANPDCGLKTRGYEETTASLRNLVAAAHAVRATL from the coding sequence ATGCCATCCACCCCTGCCTTCCCCGGCGGCACCATCCTCGGCTACCCCCGCATCGGGCGGCGCCGTGAGCTCAAGCGCGCCCTCGAGGCCCACTGGTCCGGGCGCACCAGCGCCGCCGAGCTGGCCGAGACGCTCGCCGCGCTGCGTCTGGCCACCGCGCGGCACCTGGTCGCGCTCGGCCTCGACGCCGGCGACGGGTCCGTCCCCGGCTCCTTCTCGCCCTACGACCACGTGCTCGACGCCGCCGTGCTGCTCGGCATCGAGCCCGCCGACCGGTACTTCGCCGCCGCCCGCGGCGACGCCACCCGGCCGCCGCTGGAGATGACCAAGTGGTTCGACACCAACTACCACTACCTCGTCCCCGAGATCGGGCCCGGCACCCCCGTCTCGTTCGCCGACGACGCCCCCGTGCGCTGGTTCACCGAGGCTGCCCAGCCCGCCGACGGCGGCGCCCCCGTCGTCACCCGCCCCGTCGTCGTCGGACCGGTCACCTTCCTGCTGCTCGCCACGGCCGCGCCCGGCGCCCCCGAGGGCTTCCGTCCGCTCGACCGGCTCGACGACGTCGTCACCGCCTACGGCGAGCTGCTCGCCGCGCTCGGCGCGGCCGGGGCACCGTGGGTCCAGCTCGACGAGCCCGCCCTCGTCGCCGACACCGCCACCGCCGGGCTGGCACCGGGCGAGCTCGCCGCCGCCGTCGAGCGCGCCTACGGATCGCTCACCGCCGTCGCAGGGCGGCCGCAGATCCTCGTCGCGGCACCCTACGGGGACCTGCGCACCGGGGACGACGACCTGCTCGCCGTGCTCGCCGCCTCCGACGTCGAGGCGATCGCCGTCGACCTCGTCCGCGGCGAGGCCCCGAGCCGCCCCGTCCCGGGCCTGGCGACCACCACCCTGGTCGCCGGCCTGATCGACGGCCACAACATCTGGCGCGCCGACCTCGCCGCACACCTCGACCAGGCCGCCGCCCTCGCCGCCACCACGGGCGCCGGAGCCGTCACCGTCGGCACCTCGACGTCCCTGCTCCACGTGCCCCACGACGTCGACGACGAGACCTGGGACGGCACCGACGGCCGCGACCCCCGACTGGCCGCCTGGCTCGCCTTCGCCGACCAGAAGGTCACCGAGGTCGTCACCCTCGCGAACGGCCTGCGCCACGGGGCCGACGCCGTCGGCGCTCAGCTCGCCGCGGCGTCGGCGGCGCTCGCGGACCGGGCGGCGGCCGCCGGCGTCGTCGTCCCCGCCGTGCGTGACCGGGCCGCTGCGCTCGGTGACGACGACGCGACCCGCGCCCCGTACGCCGAGCGGGCCGCCGCGCAGGCGGACCGGCTGCGGCTGCCGGCGTTGCCCACGACGACCATCGGCTCGTTCCCGCAGACGCCGCAGATCCGCGCGGCCCGCAACGCCTGGGCGCGGGGCGCCGCCACGGACGCCGAGTACCGGACCGCGATGCGCGACGAGATCGCGGCCGTCATCACGCTCCAGGAGGAGCTCGGCCTCGACGTCCTGGTGCACGGCGAGCCCGAGCGCAACGACATGGTGCAGTACTTCGCCGAGCAGCTCGACGGGTTCGCCGTCACGGCGGGCGGCTGGGTGCAGTCGTACGGCTCGCGCTGCGTGCGCCCGCCGATCCTGTGGGGCGACGTCTCCCGCCCGGCCCCGATGACCGTCGAGTGGACCAGCTACGCGCAGTCGCTCACCACGCGTCCGGTCAAGGGCATGCTCACGGGCCCCGTGACGATCCTCGCGTGGTCGTTCGTGCGGGACGACCTACCGCTCGCCGACGTCGCCGCGCAGGTGGCGCTCGCGCTGCGCGACGAGGTCGGCGACCTGACGGCCGCGGGCACCGCCGTCGTGCAGGTGGACGAGCCCGCCCTGCGCGAGCTGCTGCCGCTGCGGCGGGCCGACCAGCCCGCCTACCTGGCGTGGTCGGTGCGGGCCTTCCGGGTCGCGACCGGCGGTGCGGGGCCGGACGTCCAGGTGCACACCCACCTGTGCTACTCCGACTTCGGTGAGGTCATCGACGCGATCGACGGGCTCGACGCCGACGTCACCTCGCTGGAGGCGGCCCGCTCGCGCATGGAGATCGTGCCGGAGCTGCACGAGGCGGGCTACGCCCGCGGCATCGGGCCGGGCGTCTGGGACATCCACTCGCCGCGCGTGCCGACGACGGCGGAGGTCACCGAGCAGCTCACCCTCGCGGTGCGGGCCGTGGACCCGGCGCTGGTGTGGGCCAACCCGGACTGCGGGCTGAAGACGCGCGGCTACGAGGAGACGACGGCGTCGCTGCGCAACCTGGTCGCCGCTGCCCACGCGGTCCGGGCCACCCTCTGA
- a CDS encoding monovalent cation/H+ antiporter complex subunit F: protein MILTVVSYVLATACVLSGIVVLRGTNAWSRLLGYTLVASKVNMLVVVLAQVTGRTFYLDIALVYTLLSYVGVLVLSQYMAGKEPADA, encoded by the coding sequence GTGATCCTCACCGTCGTCAGCTACGTGCTGGCCACCGCGTGCGTGCTCAGCGGCATCGTGGTGCTGCGCGGCACCAACGCCTGGTCACGGCTGCTCGGGTACACGCTCGTCGCCAGCAAGGTCAACATGCTCGTCGTCGTGCTCGCGCAGGTCACCGGGCGGACGTTCTACCTGGACATCGCGCTGGTCTACACCCTGCTGAGCTACGTGGGCGTGCTCGTGCTCTCCCAGTACATGGCCGGGAAGGAGCCGGCCGATGCTTGA
- a CDS encoding ABC transporter permease — MRPRGASPWRRLLRRPTAVVSLAFLAVVVTVAVGATVLGVVDPTAQNLTAVNQPPGGAHLLGTDGFGRDLLARLLVGVRVSLTIAFFAGLLDLTIGVTYGLVAGLAGPRVDAAMQRALEVLGGIPTLVVLVLMLMVLPPGMVSIVLAMALTGWIPMARLMRAQALRLKEQEFMLAARVLGAGRPRLAVRHLLPNSVGLIVVQTMFTIPTAIFFEAFLSFIGLGLRPPAASLGTLLSTGFQTMTFLPHQLLVPAITLSAIMVAFNLLADGLRDAFDPRGVTRR; from the coding sequence ATGAGGCCCCGTGGCGCCTCCCCGTGGCGCCGTCTGCTGCGCCGTCCGACGGCGGTGGTGTCGCTCGCGTTCCTCGCCGTCGTCGTGACGGTGGCGGTGGGCGCGACGGTCCTCGGCGTCGTCGACCCCACGGCCCAGAACCTGACGGCTGTCAACCAGCCGCCCGGGGGCGCGCACCTGCTCGGCACCGACGGGTTCGGCCGCGACCTGCTGGCCCGCCTGCTCGTGGGCGTGCGCGTCTCGCTGACGATCGCGTTCTTCGCCGGGCTGCTCGACCTCACGATCGGTGTCACGTACGGGCTGGTCGCGGGCCTGGCCGGGCCGCGCGTCGACGCGGCGATGCAGCGCGCCCTCGAGGTGCTGGGCGGCATCCCCACGCTCGTCGTGCTCGTCCTCATGCTCATGGTGCTGCCGCCCGGGATGGTCTCGATCGTCCTGGCCATGGCGCTGACCGGCTGGATCCCCATGGCGCGCCTGATGCGCGCGCAGGCCCTGCGGCTCAAGGAGCAGGAGTTCATGCTCGCCGCGCGCGTGCTCGGTGCGGGCCGACCGCGGCTCGCGGTGCGCCACCTGCTGCCCAACAGCGTCGGCCTGATCGTGGTGCAGACCATGTTCACGATCCCGACGGCGATCTTCTTCGAGGCGTTCCTCAGCTTCATCGGCCTCGGCCTGCGCCCGCCTGCCGCGTCGCTGGGCACGCTGCTGAGCACGGGCTTCCAGACCATGACGTTCTTGCCGCACCAGCTCCTCGTCCCCGCGATCACCCTGTCGGCGATCATGGTCGCGTTCAACCTGCTGGCCGACGGCCTGCGCGACGCGTTCGACCCGCGGGGGGTGACCCGCCGATGA
- a CDS encoding hydrogenase subunit MbhD domain-containing protein, producing the protein MGIDQIVFVFMIVFAVRAVFASCLKHAIITSGVFGLWASLAYLLYHAPDVAVSEAVVASSLGTVLLILTIRSYDDVTVPGIPRMIWHRKGVDLLMLGTCGLVLWLTAQAAPVAATPVHEEVMRRFLEGSRAVNPVTSILLHHRVLDTVLEALMLLVAVLGVMHLTRSDGRLPGAEQQVLSRRHPTLVKAIQILTPVLVVTGAALVVGDPQTPGGGFQGAGLLAAVVVGRYLVGARGPRTTKGLENLEKAIFVVFVLSVALYVFLGLRDITQEAYAPYMVVMNGLLGLKVFCGLSIMFLYFASET; encoded by the coding sequence ATGGGCATCGACCAGATCGTCTTCGTCTTCATGATCGTGTTCGCGGTGCGCGCCGTGTTCGCCTCCTGCCTCAAGCACGCGATCATCACCTCGGGCGTGTTCGGGCTGTGGGCCTCGCTGGCGTACCTGCTGTACCACGCGCCCGATGTCGCCGTCTCCGAGGCGGTCGTCGCCTCGTCGCTCGGCACCGTGCTGCTGATCCTGACCATCCGCAGCTACGACGACGTGACCGTGCCCGGCATCCCGCGGATGATCTGGCACCGCAAGGGCGTCGATCTGCTCATGCTCGGCACGTGCGGGCTGGTGCTGTGGCTCACCGCGCAGGCCGCGCCCGTGGCCGCGACCCCGGTGCACGAGGAGGTCATGCGCCGGTTCCTCGAGGGGTCCCGCGCCGTCAACCCCGTCACCAGCATCCTGCTGCACCACCGCGTCCTGGACACCGTGCTCGAGGCGCTCATGCTGCTGGTCGCGGTGCTCGGCGTCATGCACCTGACCCGCTCCGACGGCCGCCTGCCGGGCGCCGAGCAGCAGGTGCTCAGCCGGCGCCACCCCACCCTCGTCAAGGCGATCCAGATCCTCACGCCCGTGCTCGTGGTCACCGGTGCCGCCCTCGTCGTCGGCGACCCGCAGACCCCCGGCGGCGGGTTCCAGGGCGCCGGCCTGCTCGCTGCCGTCGTCGTCGGGCGCTACCTCGTGGGGGCACGCGGCCCACGCACCACCAAGGGGCTCGAGAACCTGGAGAAGGCGATCTTCGTCGTCTTCGTCCTGTCGGTGGCGCTGTACGTGTTCCTCGGCCTGCGCGACATCACGCAGGAGGCCTACGCGCCCTACATGGTCGTCATGAACGGGCTGCTCGGCCTCAAGGTGTTCTGCGGCCTGTCGATCATGTTCCTCTACTTCGCCTCGGAGACCTGA
- a CDS encoding monovalent cation/H(+) antiporter subunit G, producing MLEVVGDVVMILGAALVLLGLVGVLRFKDFTLQLLAGSKTDTVGFFAIVLGLCLRSGFTWFTAKALLILAVVVVANPVVASAIAAGHARQQARVEQDRTDRTAGEGED from the coding sequence ATGCTTGAGGTCGTCGGCGACGTCGTCATGATCCTCGGGGCCGCGCTCGTGCTGCTCGGGCTGGTGGGCGTGCTCCGGTTCAAGGACTTCACCCTGCAGCTCCTCGCCGGATCCAAGACCGACACGGTCGGGTTCTTCGCGATCGTGCTGGGACTGTGCCTGCGCAGCGGGTTCACCTGGTTCACCGCCAAGGCGCTGCTGATCCTCGCCGTCGTCGTCGTCGCCAACCCCGTGGTGGCCTCCGCCATCGCCGCCGGGCACGCCCGGCAGCAGGCACGCGTCGAGCAGGACCGCACGGACCGGACCGCGGGGGAGGGGGAGGACTGA
- a CDS encoding Na+/H+ antiporter subunit E gives MGPLRRNVVVVLLLTVVWVVMNEHAGPFVVVSGLAVGVVSLWLTNKLLQIDYATTVFLSPVACLRYALLLVKEITVAAVHMAVTIVRGRARITRFELVSELEDELLLFLLANSIILTPGSVALDRDGRRITVLTCDDDVERAVESCRRLERSVARLGKERS, from the coding sequence ATGGGTCCCCTGCGCCGCAACGTCGTCGTCGTCCTGCTGCTGACGGTCGTCTGGGTGGTCATGAACGAGCACGCCGGTCCGTTCGTGGTCGTCTCCGGGCTCGCGGTCGGCGTCGTCTCGCTGTGGCTGACCAACAAGCTGCTGCAGATCGACTACGCCACCACGGTGTTCCTCAGCCCGGTGGCCTGCCTGCGCTACGCGCTGCTCCTCGTCAAGGAGATCACGGTGGCGGCGGTGCACATGGCGGTGACCATCGTGCGCGGCCGGGCCCGGATCACCCGGTTCGAGCTGGTCAGCGAGCTGGAGGACGAGCTGCTGCTGTTCCTCCTGGCGAACTCGATCATCCTCACGCCCGGGTCGGTCGCCCTGGACCGCGACGGGCGCCGCATCACGGTGCTCACGTGCGACGACGACGTGGAACGTGCCGTGGAGTCGTGCCGCCGCCTGGAACGCTCGGTCGCGCGCCTCGGAAAGGAGCGGTCGTGA
- a CDS encoding sodium:proton antiporter: MPDWFTLDWLDGPNTAVILFFVGLAGMCLRKNMMITVIATSIMNTAIILAFVTMFSSTDHSAPMVAETVAEAADPLPQALMITSVVIGVAVQAVSLVLVLGYYRQHKTLDWDEARALREGVEPAEADPFLRLRDAVTHALRPVGGTGSRRS, from the coding sequence ATGCCCGACTGGTTCACCCTCGACTGGCTCGACGGGCCCAACACCGCGGTGATCCTGTTCTTCGTCGGGCTCGCCGGGATGTGCCTGCGCAAGAACATGATGATCACCGTCATCGCGACGTCGATCATGAACACTGCGATCATCCTGGCGTTCGTGACCATGTTCTCCAGCACCGACCACAGCGCGCCCATGGTGGCCGAGACGGTCGCGGAGGCCGCCGACCCGCTCCCGCAGGCGCTCATGATCACCTCCGTGGTGATCGGCGTGGCCGTCCAGGCGGTGTCCCTGGTGCTCGTGCTCGGCTACTACCGCCAGCACAAGACGCTGGACTGGGACGAGGCGCGGGCGCTGCGCGAGGGCGTCGAGCCCGCCGAGGCCGACCCGTTCCTGCGGCTGCGCGACGCCGTGACCCACGCGTTGCGTCCGGTGGGTGGGACGGGCTCGCGACGATCTTGA
- a CDS encoding ATP-binding cassette domain-containing protein: MTLLEIAHLRQTYGRGRSQVVAVDDLSLTIAEGETFGLVGESGSGKTTTGRAVVGLQTPSGGTIRYRGQDLTAALRGRVGAAVRREVQMVFQDPYSSLDPRMRVRDVVAEGLAIARDRRDVAARVEEALDAVGLGAAFGDRYPHELSGGQRQRVGIARALVVEPRFVVLDEPISALDVSVQAQVVNLLDDLKRERGLTYLFIAHDLAMVRHVSDRIGVMRGGRLVEVGPAAEVWAEPLHPYTRALLSAVPLPDPDAERDRVRVPYDGSADGGSDRHGELVEVSPGRLVRRPG; the protein is encoded by the coding sequence ATGACCCTCCTCGAGATCGCGCACCTGCGCCAGACGTACGGCCGCGGCCGTTCCCAGGTGGTGGCCGTCGACGACCTCAGCCTCACGATCGCCGAGGGCGAGACGTTCGGGCTCGTCGGCGAGTCGGGATCCGGCAAGACGACGACGGGCCGCGCCGTCGTCGGCCTCCAGACGCCGTCGGGCGGCACGATCCGCTACCGCGGGCAGGACCTGACCGCGGCGCTGCGCGGGCGTGTCGGCGCCGCCGTGCGGCGCGAGGTCCAGATGGTCTTCCAGGACCCGTACTCCTCGCTCGACCCGCGCATGCGGGTGCGCGACGTCGTCGCCGAGGGCCTCGCCATCGCCCGCGACCGACGCGACGTGGCCGCCCGGGTCGAGGAGGCGCTCGACGCCGTCGGCCTGGGCGCGGCGTTCGGCGACCGCTACCCGCACGAGCTGTCCGGCGGGCAGCGCCAGCGCGTCGGGATCGCGCGGGCGCTCGTGGTCGAGCCGCGGTTCGTCGTGCTCGACGAGCCGATCTCCGCCCTGGACGTGTCGGTGCAGGCCCAGGTGGTCAACCTGCTCGACGACCTCAAGCGCGAGCGGGGCCTGACCTACCTGTTCATCGCCCACGACCTGGCCATGGTGCGCCACGTCAGCGACCGGATCGGCGTCATGCGCGGCGGTCGGCTGGTCGAGGTCGGCCCGGCCGCCGAGGTCTGGGCCGAGCCGCTGCACCCGTACACCCGCGCGCTGCTGTCCGCGGTGCCGCTGCCCGACCCCGACGCCGAACGGGACCGCGTGCGCGTGCCGTACGACGGGTCCGCCGACGGCGGGTCCGATCGCCACGGCGAGCTCGTCGAGGTGTCGCCCGGGCGGCTCGTGCGCCGGCCGGGCTGA
- a CDS encoding complex I subunit 5 family protein, with amino-acid sequence MVALVLAPVLLGVALYKLPPAVARVLALLGQAVLGVMTVALLTRTAQEGERFEVVGGSDPLVNITLRADGTALTFVLLTVVLFTAALVYVVGERYADPKLLLLLLALQGMSTGIFLADDIFTLFVLFEVATLVGVVLVMFRVERRSLYDGLYYLTIQIIAMLFFLFGIAYLYRTFGVLGVTEVGNLVASGGIDPHAVVLPFAFLLTGMALKAGLFPLFSYVPRSYGNPGAPTVVLMLLSGVLVKGALFWVARLVAVFGPALDLGGFLVAVGLVTGVAGAIKALAQTDVRLLLAYSTVSQAGLITIGLAAGTAASSGGGLLHMVNHALLKSVLFLAAGMIVRAYGTAHLAELRGVARRMPWVAGASVLAVLGMVGAPLTGAGASKDLIVYGATGWAEVAAWVVNAATMLVFVKYAAMFFGTPATPANAPRRGVDATQRVVVLTLTAVALAAGVLAPQLSTLMLGPGVVATAGVSMAKVGEFLLLAAAAVVLRRAALPYARRSAAFWRTSLSMPQACIALTAFFGATALAGTLAVT; translated from the coding sequence ATGGTCGCCCTCGTGCTGGCCCCCGTCCTGCTCGGGGTCGCCCTGTACAAGCTGCCGCCCGCCGTGGCGCGCGTCCTCGCGCTGCTCGGCCAGGCGGTGCTGGGCGTCATGACCGTCGCCCTGCTGACCCGCACCGCCCAGGAGGGCGAGCGGTTCGAGGTGGTCGGCGGGTCCGATCCGTTGGTCAACATCACCCTGCGCGCCGACGGCACCGCCCTGACGTTCGTGCTGCTCACGGTCGTGCTGTTCACCGCCGCGCTCGTCTACGTGGTCGGGGAGCGGTACGCCGACCCCAAGCTGCTGCTGCTCCTGCTCGCGCTGCAGGGCATGTCCACCGGCATCTTCCTCGCCGACGACATCTTCACCCTGTTCGTCCTGTTCGAGGTCGCCACCCTCGTGGGCGTCGTCCTGGTCATGTTCCGGGTCGAACGCCGGTCGCTGTACGACGGGCTGTACTACCTGACGATCCAGATCATCGCGATGCTCTTCTTCCTGTTCGGCATCGCCTACCTGTACCGCACCTTCGGCGTCCTGGGCGTCACCGAGGTCGGGAACCTCGTCGCGTCCGGCGGGATCGACCCGCACGCCGTCGTGCTGCCCTTCGCGTTCCTGCTCACGGGCATGGCCCTCAAGGCCGGACTGTTCCCGCTGTTCAGCTACGTGCCCCGTTCCTACGGCAACCCCGGCGCGCCGACCGTCGTGCTCATGCTCCTGTCCGGCGTGCTCGTCAAGGGCGCCCTGTTCTGGGTGGCCCGGCTCGTCGCCGTGTTCGGACCCGCGCTCGACCTCGGCGGCTTCCTCGTCGCCGTCGGGCTCGTCACCGGCGTGGCCGGCGCGATCAAGGCGCTCGCCCAGACGGACGTACGCCTCCTGCTCGCATACTCGACCGTGTCCCAGGCGGGCCTCATCACGATCGGCCTGGCCGCGGGCACCGCCGCGTCGTCGGGCGGCGGGCTGCTGCACATGGTCAACCACGCCCTGCTCAAGTCGGTGCTCTTCCTCGCCGCCGGCATGATCGTGCGGGCCTACGGGACCGCGCACCTCGCCGAGCTGCGCGGCGTCGCACGGAGGATGCCGTGGGTCGCCGGAGCCAGCGTGCTGGCCGTGCTCGGCATGGTCGGTGCACCCCTGACCGGTGCCGGGGCCTCCAAGGACCTCATCGTGTACGGGGCCACCGGCTGGGCCGAGGTCGCCGCCTGGGTGGTCAACGCCGCCACCATGCTCGTGTTCGTCAAGTACGCGGCCATGTTCTTCGGCACCCCCGCCACCCCCGCGAACGCGCCCCGCCGCGGCGTCGACGCCACCCAGCGGGTCGTCGTGCTCACCCTGACCGCCGTGGCGCTCGCTGCGGGCGTGCTCGCACCGCAGCTCTCGACGCTGATGCTGGGGCCCGGCGTCGTGGCCACGGCCGGCGTGAGCATGGCCAAGGTGGGCGAGTTCCTGCTGCTCGCGGCGGCGGCCGTCGTGCTGCGCCGGGCCGCCCTGCCGTACGCGCGGCGCAGCGCCGCGTTCTGGCGCACCTCGCTCTCGATGCCGCAGGCCTGCATCGCGCTGACCGCCTTCTTCGGGGCCACCGCCCTGGCCGGCACGCTGGCGGTGACGTGA
- a CDS encoding ABC transporter ATP-binding protein, translating to MTSLLEVDDLHVSFATDAGTVQAVRGVSFTLQPGEVLAVVGESGSGKSVTARAILGLLARNGRVDSGAVRLRGRDLVQAGERELRRVRGKDVSMVFQDPMTCLDPTMPVGRQVMEPLRHHTRVTRRAARAAAAELLGQVGIDPARMRQYPHQFSGGQRQRIALAIALVNRPDVVLADEPTTALDVSVQAQILDLLAELRRSTGTAIVFVTHDLGVVASVADRVAVMYAGRIVELGTTREVFYHPQHPYTWGLLGSLPTAQTGRLTAIPGSPPGLIDPPPGDAFAARNPYAVPRDHVEAPPFFDVSPTHRAATWLLAPDAPAVEPPADVRARWDRWEAGR from the coding sequence ATGACCTCCCTGCTCGAGGTCGACGACCTGCACGTCTCGTTCGCGACCGACGCGGGCACCGTCCAGGCGGTGCGCGGTGTCTCGTTCACGCTCCAGCCGGGCGAGGTGCTCGCCGTCGTCGGCGAGTCCGGCTCGGGCAAGTCCGTGACCGCGCGCGCGATCCTGGGCCTGCTCGCGCGGAACGGCCGCGTCGACTCCGGCGCGGTGCGCCTGCGCGGCCGCGACCTGGTCCAGGCAGGCGAACGCGAGCTGCGCCGGGTGCGCGGCAAGGACGTCTCGATGGTCTTCCAGGACCCGATGACCTGCCTCGACCCGACGATGCCCGTCGGCCGCCAGGTCATGGAGCCGCTGCGCCACCACACGCGGGTCACGCGCCGCGCGGCCCGCGCGGCCGCGGCCGAGCTGCTGGGCCAGGTCGGCATCGACCCCGCGCGGATGCGGCAGTACCCCCACCAGTTCTCCGGCGGGCAGCGCCAGCGCATCGCCCTGGCGATCGCGCTCGTCAACCGGCCCGACGTCGTCCTCGCCGACGAGCCGACGACGGCGCTCGACGTGTCCGTCCAGGCGCAGATCCTGGACCTGCTGGCCGAGCTGCGCCGCAGCACGGGCACCGCGATCGTGTTCGTCACGCACGACCTGGGCGTCGTCGCGTCGGTCGCCGACCGGGTGGCCGTCATGTACGCGGGGCGGATCGTCGAGCTCGGCACCACGCGCGAGGTCTTCTACCACCCGCAGCACCCGTACACGTGGGGCCTGCTGGGCTCGCTGCCGACGGCGCAGACCGGGCGCCTGACGGCCATCCCCGGCTCCCCGCCCGGCCTGATCGACCCCCCGCCGGGCGACGCGTTCGCCGCCCGCAACCCCTACGCCGTGCCCCGCGACCACGTCGAGGCACCCCCGTTCTTCGACGTCTCGCCCACGCACCGCGCCGCGACGTGGCTGCTCGCGCCGGACGCCCCCGCCGTCGAGCCGCCCGCGGACGTGCGCGCCCGCTGGGACCGCTGGGAGGCGGGGAGATGA